Proteins encoded in a region of the Puniceibacterium sp. IMCC21224 genome:
- the pgl gene encoding 6-phosphogluconolactonase, with protein sequence MSYTLQEYPDRELLAIGLADRLAGDLRTALTQHDRVSFAVPGGTSPGPVFDDLCAVDLDWSRVDVMLTDERWVPEDHGRSNTRLLHKRLLVDRAAKARYLPLYAPAETPEEVLDGLSATIEASLPLSVVLLGMGADLHTASIFPGADLLSQALSADAPALLPMRAPGAPEPRITLSARVLDDAMKKHVLIFGPEKREALEQARGQSVEDAPINAILDGAVVHWAE encoded by the coding sequence ATGAGCTACACCTTGCAGGAATATCCTGATCGTGAACTTCTGGCGATTGGTCTGGCCGACCGGCTGGCTGGTGATTTGCGGACGGCTTTGACACAACATGACCGCGTGTCCTTTGCGGTGCCGGGCGGCACGTCGCCCGGGCCGGTATTTGACGATCTTTGCGCTGTTGATCTGGACTGGTCACGGGTTGACGTGATGCTGACAGATGAACGCTGGGTGCCCGAGGATCACGGTCGTTCCAATACGCGGTTGCTGCACAAGCGGCTGCTGGTCGATCGCGCCGCCAAGGCGCGGTATCTGCCGCTTTATGCGCCGGCCGAGACGCCCGAAGAGGTGTTGGACGGGTTGTCTGCCACCATCGAGGCCAGTCTGCCGCTGTCGGTTGTGCTGCTGGGCATGGGGGCGGACCTGCACACAGCCTCGATCTTTCCCGGCGCGGATCTGCTGTCCCAGGCATTATCGGCTGATGCTCCGGCGTTGTTGCCGATGCGGGCCCCTGGCGCGCCCGAGCCACGCATTACCCTGAGCGCGCGGGTGCTGGACGATGCAATGAAAAAACATGTGCTGATCTTTGGCCCCGAAAAGCGCGAGGCGCTGGAGCAGGCGCGGGGGCAATCAGTGGAAGACGCACCGATCAACGCCATTCTGGATGGCGCGGTGGTGCATTGGGCGGAGTAG